GGAGTGGGATCGGGCGGTGCTTAAAGAGGAAGGGGACCAGTATAGCAATTTGCCGGGGACCCAACCCCTCCCTCACACTGGGACCTGTGCAGTGGGCGTGGGGACTCCCCTAAGGGGCCAAAGGCCTAGGCTAGTTGAGTAGCCGCTGCTCATTCGCTCACACCTGGCCAGGTGCACTCCCCTCAGATGCAGATTGCTTTGAACGTTAAAGCTGTccaatttggttttctttgtgccggtttaaaatataatttaatgaggAAACAAATTGGGAGAACCCTTtgcttcacccccaccccccaaactgTAAGCTTCGCCTCTGGGAATCGCTTTCTTGCTCCACCTTCCTGTCCACGCCACCCGAGGCTTGCGCCGGGATACGACACGTGGCTCCGGCCATCCTGGCGCAGCTGCGCGTTCTTGGGACGCAAAGGAGGGGACGGGGTGCTCGGAGGAACACCTCTCTCTTCTGTACACCTAGCGCTGCCCACCCCGCTTGTGTCTGAGGTCGTGTATGTCAAAATAAAGCCTCTAGAAACTCAGGTGTGTCCGCGTCTTTTTGCGGCTTCCGGAAAGATGAGGCGGCCCTGGCTCTAGTTTGCTCCTCCGCGGCCGAGCAGCGGGGCGGCGGCAGACTCGACAGGCATCAGGAGAGAAGACAGTCTCACCCTTGGCGCCAGTTCCGCCTTTGGACCCACCAATGGCCAGCTGACCCGCGGGTCGGGTTGCGGTCCCCATGGCAGCCGGGCGCGCTCGGGCTCTCATTGGCTACGTCTGCCGGAGCCGCGCCCCGGCGCTCTGGCGCCGGTGGCCGTGCCACGTATATGGCATCCGATTGGCCCGCTTGGTTCTACGTCACCACTGCCCGGGCGGGCCTGTGTTTGGGGCCAGCGGCCCTACGTCCGGCGTCGCGTCCTGGTTTGTGGGGACCTGGATTTCGGCGTCAGGGCGTCCTGGGTGGACAAGACAGATCCAGAATTGGGCAGTCGGGAAGGTGAAGGTCTCGGGGCCGACCCGGCGTCGGGAGTGAGCGACAGGAGTAGGCCAGGCGGGCCGCGGACGCCTCGGAGCCCGGGACTCGGTCTCCGCCCGCCCGCAGGCGCGATGAAGGCACTGATCTTGGTGGGCGGCTATGGGACGCGCTTGCGGCCGCTGACGCTCAGCATTCCGAAGCCGCTGGTGGACTTCTGCAATAAGCCCATCCTACTGCACCAGGTGGAGGCGCTGACCGCGGTAAGGCCCGCGGACGTAGTAGGACAGGGGAGGTCAGGGGTCGCTCGTGCCTTTGGCTAAGACCGTCTGTCGGCCGGCGCTGTTCTGTCCGACAGGCAGGTGTGGACCACGTGATTCTGGCTGTGAGCTACATGTCTCAGGTGTTGGAGAAGGAAATGAAGGCGCAGGAACAGAGGGTGAGTCGGCTCTTGGCTTTTCCCTCGGTCCCCCGCTCAACCTCCCACCTTGGTGGGAGGGACCTGACTGGAACTTTTCCCTTCCAGCTAGGAATCAGAATTTCCATGTCCCACGAAGAGGAGCCTTTGGGGACAGGTCAGTATATATAGGAATGTCCCTTGGGGAGAGTTTAGGGCTAGGAAAGGGTGAGACCCAGCCTGGATGGGGCCTGCTGAGCCTGGATCCAGGGCTCAGACCCTCCCAGAAAAATGGTGACCTGTCCCCATTCCCTAGCTGGGCCCTTGGCACTGGCCCGAGACCTGCTCTCTGAGACTGCAGACCCTTTCTTCGTCCTCAACAGTGATGTGATCTGCGATTTCCCTTTCCAAGCCATGGTGCAGTTCCACCGGCACCATGGCCAGGAGGGCTCCATTTTGGTAAGGACCAGGTCTTGCTTTTCTGACACTTCCACCTCCCATGTCTAGCCTACTCCCCCTCTAGCCTTGATCTGCCCTCTTATGTTGAGGGTGCAGAGCTGTGAAGACTTCAGGTGTCTCGGGCAAAGCCCCTGAGGTTTAGAATAGCATGCCTGTCAAGGTTCAGGAACACTGGACAAGGCCTGAGGTCCCCCTGCATTCAGGTGACCAAAGTGGAGGAGCCCTCTAAGTACGGTGTGGTGGTGTGTGAGGCCGACACAGGCCGCATTCACCGGTTCGTGGAGAAGCCGCAGGTGTTTGTGTCCAACAAGATCAACGCAGGCATGTATATCCTGAGCCCTAACGTGCTGCAGCGCATCCAGGTGTGTGGAAGCAGCTCTGGGACGGGCTGGGGTAGGGCAGGCCGccgtccccccccctccccgaccCTGCTCACAAGCTGCCCACTCCCACAGCTGCAGCCTACGTCCATTGAGAAGGAGGTCTTCCCTGTCATGGCCAGAGAGGGGCAGCTATATGCCATGGAGCTGCAGGGTGAGGCAGGGaggcacggggtgggggtggtctGTGGACGGGCTGAGCCCCCTGATGCGTTCCATCCCTGCAGGCTTCTGGATGGACATTGGGCAGCCCAAGGACTTCCTCACTGGCATGTGCCTCTTCTTACAGTCTCTGCGGCAGAAGCAGCCTGAGCAGCTGTGCTCGGGTCCTGGCATTGTGGGCAACGTGCTGGTGGTGAGGCCCTTGCCCAGCCCATCATTAACCCTCCCCGTCTTGAGGGACAAATGGCCCACTTGTGTTTTCCCCTGTTTTCAGGATCCAAGTGCCCGCATTGGCCAGAACTGCAGCATTGGCCCCAACGTGAGCCTGGGCCCTGGCGTGGTGGTAGAGGATGGCGTGTGCATCCGGCGGTGCACAGTGCTGCGAGACGCCCGCATCCGCTCCCACTCTTGG
This window of the Saccopteryx bilineata isolate mSacBil1 chromosome 10, mSacBil1_pri_phased_curated, whole genome shotgun sequence genome carries:
- the GMPPB gene encoding mannose-1-phosphate guanyltransferase beta isoform X2, encoding MKALILVGGYGTRLRPLTLSIPKPLVDFCNKPILLHQVEALTAAGVDHVILAVSYMSQVLEKEMKAQEQRLGIRISMSHEEEPLGTAGPLALARDLLSETADPFFVLNSDVICDFPFQAMVQFHRHHGQEGSILVTKVEEPSKYGVVVCEADTGRIHRFVEKPQVFVSNKINAGMYILSPNVLQRIQLQPTSIEKEVFPVMAREGQLYAMELQGFWMDIGQPKDFLTGMCLFLQSLRQKQPEQLCSGPGIVGNVLVDPSARIGQNCSIGPNVSLGPGVVVEDGVCIRRCTVLRDARIRSHSWLESCIVGWRCRVGQWVRMENVTVLGEDVIVNDELYLNGASVLPHKSIGESVPEPRIIM
- the GMPPB gene encoding mannose-1-phosphate guanyltransferase beta isoform X1: MKALILVGGYGTRLRPLTLSIPKPLVDFCNKPILLHQVEALTAAGVDHVILAVSYMSQVLEKEMKAQEQRLGIRISMSHEEEPLGTAGPLALARDLLSETADPFFVLNSDVICDFPFQAMVQFHRHHGQEGSILVTKVEEPSKYGVVVCEADTGRIHRFVEKPQVFVSNKINAGMYILSPNVLQRIQLQPTSIEKEVFPVMAREGQLYAMELQGFWMDIGQPKDFLTGMCLFLQSLRQKQPEQLCSGPGIVGNVLVDPSARIGQNCSIGPNVSLGPGVVVEDGVCIRRCTVLRDARIRSHSWLESCIVGWRCRVGQWVSPWAGPGGRGRGMCLPPRQGLPLPSLQVRMENVTVLGEDVIVNDELYLNGASVLPHKSIGESVPEPRIIM